A window of the Ostrea edulis chromosome 1, xbOstEdul1.1, whole genome shotgun sequence genome harbors these coding sequences:
- the LOC125657105 gene encoding scavenger receptor class F member 1-like — MTELRILCLWIFNITWISGQNLTGENICGNKTFVTCCNDYEQVGNICVECKPGYAGRNCSLPCLPNYYGSRCRHTCDCSSSEYCDREQGCLCKETSPNCTNPDGYMAMATRDTEIITKGAVV, encoded by the exons ATGACGGAGCTGAGGATATTGTGTTTGTGGATATTTAACATTACGTGGATATCTGGTCAAAATCTTACTGGAGAGAATATTTGTGGAAATAA AACATTTGTGACATGCTGCAATGATTATGAACAAGTTGGAAACATCTGTGTTG AATGCAAGCCGGGATACGCTGGTCGTAACTGCTCCTTGCCCTGTCTACCCAATTACTATGGAAGTAGATGTCGCCATACATGTGACTGTTCATCATCAGAGTACTGTGACAGAGAGCAGGGCTGTCTGTGCAAAGAGACCAGTCCAAACTGTACAAATCCAg ATGGATATATGGCGATGGCAACAAGGGACACAGAAATAATTACAAAGG gtgCAGTTGTCTGA